The Rattus rattus isolate New Zealand chromosome 1, Rrattus_CSIRO_v1, whole genome shotgun sequence genome includes a region encoding these proteins:
- the Zbtb8a gene encoding zinc finger and BTB domain-containing protein 8A, whose product MEISSHQSHLLEQLNEQRRQDVFCDCSILVEGKVFKAHRNVLFASSGYFKMLLSQNSKETSQPTTATFQTFSPDTFTVILDFVYSGKLSLTGQNVIEVMSAASFLQMTDVISVCKTFIKSSLDISEKEKDRYFSLSDKDTGSNGVERPSVYSSSWQEDGGSPRSHLSPDQGPAIVSGKPWNKYSYHPASQRSPQPPLAKHEQRKDPIKKTKHLRLPPPSEVVHFKSGKGDARTSDSSHHVPQSEEQVQVDAEVDPVSAGYPYSQGPEVASRSFPDDLPRLRFKCPYCTHVVKRKADLKRHLRCHTGERPYPCQACGKRFSRLDHLSSHFRTIHQACKLICRKCKRHVTDLTGQVVQEGTRRYRLCNECLTEVGMDSLPADLETEQHRVSPAHGDKDCRWHLSEEENRSYVEIVEDGSADLVIQQVDDSEEEEEKEIKPNIR is encoded by the exons ATGGAGATCTCCTCGCACCAGTCCCACCTCCTGGAGCAACTGAACGAGCAGCGCAGGCAAGACGTGTTTTGTGACTGCAGTATTCTAGTCGAAGGCAAGGTCTTCAAGGCGCATCGGAATGTATTGTTCGCGAGCAGTGGCTACTTTAAAATGCTGCTTTCTCAGAACTCCAAGGAGACAAGTCAGCCAACCACAGCCACGTTTCAGACCTTCTCCCCCGACACCTTCACGGTCATCCTGGACTTCGTCTATTCCGGCAAACTCTCCCTTACGGGACAGAATGTGATAGAAGTGATGTCCGCCGCGAGCTTCCTTCAGATGACTGACGTCATCAGCGTGTGCAAGACTTTCATTAAGTCCTCCTTGGATATTAGTGAGAAGGAGAAAGATCGCTACTTCAGCCTCTCGGATAAGGACACTGGCTCTAATGGAGTAGAGCGTCCCTCTGTTTATAGCAGCAGCTGGCAGGAAGATGGCGGGTCTCCCCGCTCTCACCTGAGCCCAGACCAAGGACCAGCCATAGTGAGTGGAAAGCCATGGAACAAGTACAGTTACCACCCAGCCTCCCAGAGGAGTCCTCAGCCACCATTGGCCAAGCATGAGCAAAGGAAGGACCCCATTAAGAAGACCAAGCACTTGAGATTGCCACCACCATCTGAAGTTGTTCATTTCAAGTCGGGCAAAGGAGACGCTCGGACATCCGATTCCAGCCACCATGTTCCCCAGTCTGAAGAGCAGGTCCAGGTGGATGCTGAAGTGGATCCTGTTTCTGCTGGCTACCCGTACAGCCAAGGGCCTGAGGTCGCCTCCAGGAGCTTTCCAG ACGATCTGCCCAGGCTGCGGTTCAAGTGCccgtactgcacacatgtggtgaagCGGAAGGCGGACCTCAAGCGCCACCTGCGCTGCCACACAGGAGAGAGGCCCTACCCGTGCCAGGCCTGTGGGAAACGCTTCAGCAGGCTAGACCATCTCAGCAGCCACTTCCGCACG ATTCACCAGGCATGCAAGCTCATCTGCAGGAAATGCAAACGCCACGTGACTGACCTCACAGGGCAAGTGGTGCAGGAAGGAACCAGGCGCTACAGACTGTGTAACGAGTGCCTCACAGAAGTGGGCATGGACAGCCTCCCTGCTGACCTGGAAACGGAGCAGCACCGCGTGTCCCCCGCCCATGGTGATAAGGATTGCCGGTGGCATCTGAGCGAAGAAGAGAACAGGTCCTATGTGGAGATTGTAGAGGACGGCTCTGCCGATCTGGTCATACAGCAGGTTGACGacagtgaggaagaagaagagaaagaaataaaacccaacaTTAGGTAG
- the Zbtb8os gene encoding protein archease: protein MAQEEEDVRDYNLTEEQKAIKDKYPPVNRKYEYLDHTADVQLHAWGDTLEEAFEQCAMAMFGYMTDTGTVEPLQTVEVETQGDDLQSLLFHFLDEWLYRFSADEYFIPREVKVLNIDQKNFKLRSIGWGEEFSLSKHPQGTEVKAITYSAMQVYNEEKPEVFVIIDI from the exons ATGGCTCAAGAAGAGGAAGATGTTAGAGATTACAATTTGACGGAGGAGCAGAAGGCGATCAAGGACAAGTATCCTCCAGTCAATCGAAAGTATGAAT atTTGGATCATACGGCTGATGTCCA GTTACATGCATGGGGAGACACCCTGGAGGAAGCATTTGAACAATGCGCCATGGCCATGTTTGGTTACATGACAGACACTGGGACTGTGGAGCCCCTCCAAACAGTGGAAGTGGAAACCCAAG GAGACGACTTGCAGTCTCTGCTGTTTCACTTTTTGGACGAGTGGCTTTACAGGTTCAGTGCCGATGAATACTTCATACCCCGG gaAGTGAAAGTACTTAATATTGACCAAAAAAATTTCAAGTTACGATCCATTGG GTGGGGAGAAGAATTTTCACTGTCTAAGCACCCTCAG GGAACTGAGGTCAAAGCAATAACATACTCAGCAATGCAAGTCTACAATGAAGAGAAGCCAGAAGTGTTTGTGATCATCGACATTTAA